One window of the Bradyrhizobium septentrionale genome contains the following:
- a CDS encoding papain-like cysteine protease family protein, whose translation MRRDHHGIMRPWGSWACWYASACMVSYYFRPGPRLGLPTLWRADAGLDRDCFHYLASIEGLERLVQPYGGFTRDFLAETLLRRGPIWAAVTLAAGAKHVAVLTGVSGYTLHFNDPSTPERAEIDFFDLELDELLVKNRDWL comes from the coding sequence ATGCGACGAGATCACCACGGAATTATGCGGCCGTGGGGGAGTTGGGCTTGTTGGTATGCTTCCGCTTGTATGGTGTCCTATTACTTTCGCCCGGGGCCTCGCCTGGGTTTGCCTACGCTTTGGCGGGCCGACGCAGGCCTCGACCGAGACTGTTTTCATTATTTGGCTTCGATCGAAGGATTGGAGAGGCTCGTACAGCCATATGGCGGATTTACGCGCGATTTTCTCGCCGAGACGTTGCTGAGGCGAGGGCCGATCTGGGCTGCGGTAACTCTAGCAGCGGGGGCTAAGCATGTAGCGGTACTGACCGGCGTGAGTGGATATACGCTACACTTCAATGATCCGTCAACCCCAGAGCGTGCAGAAATTGACTTCTTTGATCTTGAGCTCGACGAGCTTCTCGTCAAGAATCGCGATTGGCTGTGA
- a CDS encoding IS110 family transposase encodes MNDSIFVGLDVHKATISVAVAEAMRGGEVRNLGIIPNRADQIDKLAKKLGKGDRQVSFCYEAGPCGYGLHRQLTGLGHNCIVVAPSLIPMKAGDRVKTDRRDAAMLAKLHRSGELTAVWVPDAAHEAMRDLVRARATAMRVLGKARQHLQGYLLRHGRIYAGKKGWTLAYRRWLTTVRFDHPAGQIVLQDYILAVTDAEARVDCLTKRMEELAPQWSMMPFVEAVQAMRGVAFKATLFNVDNGDMVLFETESGRRILCDINIRQAADDEDDDTPTSLSSSGKSSIGTKKAGSLSMPSSTLIRTPITSEASPSTSTSAILQAG; translated from the coding sequence ATGAACGATAGCATTTTCGTGGGGCTGGATGTGCACAAGGCGACGATTTCGGTTGCAGTGGCCGAAGCGATGCGCGGCGGGGAAGTTCGTAACTTGGGGATCATCCCTAATCGCGCCGATCAAATCGACAAGCTGGCGAAGAAGCTTGGCAAGGGTGACCGACAGGTAAGTTTTTGTTACGAAGCCGGACCCTGCGGATATGGCCTGCATCGACAACTGACGGGACTGGGGCACAACTGCATCGTGGTGGCCCCCTCGCTGATCCCGATGAAGGCTGGGGATCGGGTCAAGACGGACCGGCGCGACGCGGCGATGCTGGCCAAGTTGCACCGGAGCGGCGAGCTGACGGCCGTGTGGGTTCCGGATGCGGCGCATGAGGCCATGCGCGACTTGGTGAGAGCCCGCGCCACGGCGATGCGTGTGCTCGGCAAGGCGCGGCAACATCTCCAAGGATATCTGCTGCGACATGGGCGCATCTATGCCGGGAAGAAGGGGTGGACTCTGGCTTATCGTCGCTGGCTCACTACGGTGCGCTTCGATCACCCGGCGGGCCAAATCGTTCTGCAGGACTACATTCTTGCCGTGACCGACGCTGAGGCCCGTGTGGACTGCTTGACCAAGCGGATGGAGGAGCTGGCGCCACAATGGTCGATGATGCCATTCGTAGAGGCCGTGCAGGCCATGCGCGGCGTCGCCTTCAAAGCAACGCTTTTCAACGTCGACAACGGCGACATGGTCTTGTTCGAGACCGAGTCGGGAAGGCGCATCCTGTGCGACATCAACATCCGCCAGGCCGCAGATGACGAGGACGACGACACCCCGACGTCGCTAAGCAGCTCCGGAAAAAGCTCGATCGGGACGAAAAAGGCCGGCTCTTTGTCGATGCCTTCCTCAACACTCATCCGGACGCCGATCACATCCGAGGCCTCTCCAAGCACTTCCACCTCGGCGATCCTTCAGGCTGGGTGA